From Thunnus albacares chromosome 22, fThuAlb1.1, whole genome shotgun sequence, the proteins below share one genomic window:
- the arsj gene encoding arylsulfatase J isoform X1: MFILWVPLSLFLGFIISQTWSVQMSWENWNAELRNRGNEFDKQSSQPHIVFILVDDQGFRDVGYHGSEIKTPTLDRLAAQGVKLENYYVQPLCSPSRSQLMTGRYQIHTGLQHSIIRATQANCLPLENVTLPQKLKQAGYSTHMVGKWHLGFYKRGCMPTQRGFDSFFGSLLGSGDYYSHYKCEGPGMCGYDLYEGEEAAWEQDRGLYSTVMFTRKAISILANHDPRRPLFLYLAYQAVHSPLQVPARYLERYKGIPNLHRRKYAAMVSCLDEAIHNLTLALKRYGYYDNTVLVYSSDNGGQPLAGGSNWPLRGSKATYWEGGIRAVGFVHSPLLVNKGTKCRSLVHITDWFPTLVTLGEGALDEDLNLDGYDVWEAISEGRPSPRQDILHNIDPIYIKAKNGSWKAGYGLWNTAIQAAIRVGHWKLLTGVPGYSDWVPPQTFSNQRLTNRWHNERVRWDRGKSIWLFNITADPYERVDLSQRYPHIVKKMLMRLAQYNKTAVPVRYPAKDLRSNPQYNGGVWGPWYKDEREEQEEDERYNNLFTNHLGKRRWKKKSKNRKLKRKVDE; encoded by the exons atgtttattttgtggGTCCCGTTGAGTTTATTCCTCGGGTTCATCATTTCTCAGACGTGGAGCGTTCAGATGTCGTGGGAAAACTGGAACGCAGAGCTTCGCAACCGAGGAAATGAATTCGACAAGCAGAGCTCTCAGCCGCACATCGTATTTATCCTGGTAGATGACCAGGGCTTCCGGGATGTTGGGTACCACGGCTCCGAGATCAAAACCCCGACACTGGACCGGCTGGCAGCGCAGGGAGTCAAACTGGAGAATTATTACGTGCAGCCGCTCTGCAGCCCGTCCAGGAGCCAACTCATGACCGGCAG GTATCAGATCCACACGGGCCTTCAACACTCCATCATTCGAGCTACCCAGGCCAACTGCCTACCACTGGAAAATGTCACCTTGCCCCAGAAGCTCAAGCAAGCAGGATACTCCACACACATGGTGGGCAAATGGCACCTGGGCTTCTATAAGCGTGGCTGCATGCCCACTCAGCGTGGCTTTGACAGTTTCTTTGGCTCCCTGCTAGGAAGCGGGGACTATTACAGTCACTATAAATGTGAAGGGCCTGGCATGTGTGGCTATGATTTGTATGAAGGGGAAGAAGCCGCTTGGGAACAGGACCGCGGCTTGTACTCAACCGTGATGTTTACTAGAAAGGCTATCAGTATCTTAGCCAATCATGACCCTCGCAGGCCCTTGTTTCTGTACTTAGCCTATCAGGCTGTTCATTCCCCGCTGCAGGTTCCCGCCCGCTACCTCGAGCGCTACAAGGGTATTCCGAACCTGCACCGCCGTAAATATGCTGCCATGGTTTCCTGCCTGGACGAAGCGATCCATAACCTCACATTAGCGCTAAAACGCTACGGTTATTATGACAACACAGTTCTGGTGTACTCCTCAGACAACGGGGGCCAGCCATTAGCGGGTGGGAGTAACTGGCCCTTGAGGGGTAGTAAGGCCACTTACTGGGAGGGGGGCATCAGGGCAGTAGGCTTCGTTCATAGTCCCTTGTTGGTGAACAAAGGGACAAAATGTCGATCTTTGGTCCACATCACTGACTGGTTCCCCACACTGGTGACCCTGGGTGAAGGGGCTTTAGACGAAGATCTAAATCTGGATGGGTATGATGTCTGGGAGGCTATCAGTGAAGGCCGCCCCTCACCTCGCCAGGACATTCTTCACAACATTGACCCAATCTACATCAAGGCCAAGAATGGTTCGTGGAAGGCTGGATATGGTTTATGGAACACAGCCATCCAGGCTGCAATCCGAGTGGGCCATTGGAAGCTCCTGACAGGGGTGCCTGGTTACAGTGACTGGGTGCCTCCCCAGACCTTCTCCAACCAGCGGTTGACCAATCGCTGGCATAATGAGCGTGTCCGTTGGGACAGGGGTAAGTCCATCTGGCTGTTCAACATAACCGCTGACCCTTACGAGAGAGTGGACTTGTCTCAGCGCTACCCACACATAGTGAAGAAGATGCTTATGCGGCTTGCACAGTACAACAAGACCGCAGTTCCGGTACGCTACCCAGCGAAAGACCTGCGTTCTAACCCTCAGTACAACGGGGGCGTGTGGGGACCCTGGTACAAAGATGAGAGGGAAGAgcaagaggaggatgagagatACAATAACCTGTTCACTAACCATCTTGGTAAAAGAAGGTggaaaaagaaatcaaagaaCAGAAAATTGAAAAGGAAGGTAGATGAGTAG
- the arsj gene encoding arylsulfatase J isoform X2, with the protein MFFWQASEIVMRKEQPPPHSSALQNIHVEMYQIHTGLQHSIIRATQANCLPLENVTLPQKLKQAGYSTHMVGKWHLGFYKRGCMPTQRGFDSFFGSLLGSGDYYSHYKCEGPGMCGYDLYEGEEAAWEQDRGLYSTVMFTRKAISILANHDPRRPLFLYLAYQAVHSPLQVPARYLERYKGIPNLHRRKYAAMVSCLDEAIHNLTLALKRYGYYDNTVLVYSSDNGGQPLAGGSNWPLRGSKATYWEGGIRAVGFVHSPLLVNKGTKCRSLVHITDWFPTLVTLGEGALDEDLNLDGYDVWEAISEGRPSPRQDILHNIDPIYIKAKNGSWKAGYGLWNTAIQAAIRVGHWKLLTGVPGYSDWVPPQTFSNQRLTNRWHNERVRWDRGKSIWLFNITADPYERVDLSQRYPHIVKKMLMRLAQYNKTAVPVRYPAKDLRSNPQYNGGVWGPWYKDEREEQEEDERYNNLFTNHLGKRRWKKKSKNRKLKRKVDE; encoded by the exons ATGTTTTTTTGGCAGGCATCCGAGATAGTAATGAGAAAAGAGCAGCCACCTCCTCATTCTTCTGCCCTCCAAAACATTCATGTGGAAAT GTATCAGATCCACACGGGCCTTCAACACTCCATCATTCGAGCTACCCAGGCCAACTGCCTACCACTGGAAAATGTCACCTTGCCCCAGAAGCTCAAGCAAGCAGGATACTCCACACACATGGTGGGCAAATGGCACCTGGGCTTCTATAAGCGTGGCTGCATGCCCACTCAGCGTGGCTTTGACAGTTTCTTTGGCTCCCTGCTAGGAAGCGGGGACTATTACAGTCACTATAAATGTGAAGGGCCTGGCATGTGTGGCTATGATTTGTATGAAGGGGAAGAAGCCGCTTGGGAACAGGACCGCGGCTTGTACTCAACCGTGATGTTTACTAGAAAGGCTATCAGTATCTTAGCCAATCATGACCCTCGCAGGCCCTTGTTTCTGTACTTAGCCTATCAGGCTGTTCATTCCCCGCTGCAGGTTCCCGCCCGCTACCTCGAGCGCTACAAGGGTATTCCGAACCTGCACCGCCGTAAATATGCTGCCATGGTTTCCTGCCTGGACGAAGCGATCCATAACCTCACATTAGCGCTAAAACGCTACGGTTATTATGACAACACAGTTCTGGTGTACTCCTCAGACAACGGGGGCCAGCCATTAGCGGGTGGGAGTAACTGGCCCTTGAGGGGTAGTAAGGCCACTTACTGGGAGGGGGGCATCAGGGCAGTAGGCTTCGTTCATAGTCCCTTGTTGGTGAACAAAGGGACAAAATGTCGATCTTTGGTCCACATCACTGACTGGTTCCCCACACTGGTGACCCTGGGTGAAGGGGCTTTAGACGAAGATCTAAATCTGGATGGGTATGATGTCTGGGAGGCTATCAGTGAAGGCCGCCCCTCACCTCGCCAGGACATTCTTCACAACATTGACCCAATCTACATCAAGGCCAAGAATGGTTCGTGGAAGGCTGGATATGGTTTATGGAACACAGCCATCCAGGCTGCAATCCGAGTGGGCCATTGGAAGCTCCTGACAGGGGTGCCTGGTTACAGTGACTGGGTGCCTCCCCAGACCTTCTCCAACCAGCGGTTGACCAATCGCTGGCATAATGAGCGTGTCCGTTGGGACAGGGGTAAGTCCATCTGGCTGTTCAACATAACCGCTGACCCTTACGAGAGAGTGGACTTGTCTCAGCGCTACCCACACATAGTGAAGAAGATGCTTATGCGGCTTGCACAGTACAACAAGACCGCAGTTCCGGTACGCTACCCAGCGAAAGACCTGCGTTCTAACCCTCAGTACAACGGGGGCGTGTGGGGACCCTGGTACAAAGATGAGAGGGAAGAgcaagaggaggatgagagatACAATAACCTGTTCACTAACCATCTTGGTAAAAGAAGGTggaaaaagaaatcaaagaaCAGAAAATTGAAAAGGAAGGTAGATGAGTAG